The sequence below is a genomic window from Actinokineospora baliensis.
ACTGTTACACCGAGCATCCCGCGGAACTCGGTCGCCTCGCCGGGCGCCAACGCGCGGAGCTGACGGGCTTCCTGCTCCGCCTTGGGCACGGTGGGCACGGTGGGCACGCCGTGTTCGGTGACCAGCTCGAGCACCCGCGCGCGGAACTCTGCGGTCGGGTCGGACTGCTGCGTCGGCCGGGCGGGGATCCCATGTTCGTCAAGCAGCGCGGAGACGCGGTCCCGGAACTCGTCCACCGCGCTGGTGGTGCGTTCCTCCGTGGTCAGCGCGGACAGCCGGGCGTCGAGACGGTCCAGGACGTCGAGTAGGCGTGCCTCTGCGTCAGGCCGGTTGTCGTCGGCGGCGCGCTGAAGAGCGTTCTCGACGTGGGCGCGCTCGTGACCGGTTGAAGTGGCGTCGGACGTCAAAGGGGTGTTCCCCTCCTTTACCTGAGCGGGAGACACCCGAGCGGGCTTCCCGGAGACGTGGTGCCGGAGCGCGGCAGGGATGGAGCGCCGGGCGGCCGTGGTGTCGGGGTAGGCGGGTGAGGTGACAGGGCCTAGTTCGGCGACGTGGAAGTCCCGGACAGTGCGGATCAGGAACCCGGTCGCGTCGTCGCGAGTCCACTCCTGGTCGGCTTCGTCGTCCTTCAGGCGGAAGGTGAACGAGGACCCCCGGATGACGCGCCGCTTGACCAGCTCCGCGACGTCCCGGCCCGCAGTGGTGTCGGGAAGATCCACTTCGTACCAGCCGCCGACGTCGTCCACACCGGTCCGGAGCCCGTAGCCGGTGCGGCCCAGGGGAGCAGACGGGTCGTGGTTGAAGGTCGCGATCAGGTGCCCGGATTCCATGTCCGCGCGACCCGCGCCGCGTTCGATGCGCTCCCTGAACCCGCCCAGGTCATGGGAGAGCTTGTCGAACACGTAGGCGTAGCCCCTGAGCTTGAAGGTCTCACCGACCGCGCGGACCTCTACGTCGTGGGTGAGGTCGCGGCGCTCGACGGTCATGCAGCCCCCAGTTCCTCCCCCGTCGTCGCGGGGGGTGTGTCGTCGGTGACCGCGTCCGGCTCGCCGTCGTGTTCGGGTGCCGTGGCCGCGGTGCCGGACAGGACCAGAGGTCCGTCCGGAGTGAGAACCGCCAGGGAGGTCTGGGCACGGAGGAACCCGCCCAGGCCCGAGGGGTCCGGCGGCAGGTCTTCCCAGGCCCTGACCTCGTCGGGGGTGTAGATCGAGTTCGCGATACCGACGCGGTAGGACTCCAGGCGCTCCCGCAGGCTGCCGCGCATGAGCGCGTCGAGCTGGAACCGGATGAACGCCCCAGCTCGACGTTCGGCATCGGTGAACAGCGTGGTGAACGCCTCTTCGAGCCGTTCCGCCCAGGCACGCACCGCGAACTGGACAAAACCCGTGTTCTGTTCGGCCAAGCCGCTGCCCCACGACGTGGAGCCGGACGCGTCAGCCAACAGGTGGGGCGGAACCCCGAATATGCGCGCCACGTCGGCGATCTGGAACGCACGGGTCTGGAGGAACTGCGCTTCCTCCGGGCTGATCGTGACGCGCTGGAAGCGGGCATCCTCGGTGAGTACGGCCAACCCGAACCGGTTGCCGCGGCCACCGTGGATCGTGCGCCACGTCTCCCGTGCCGCTCGCAGACCGGCGGCCGTCATGGTCCCGGGAACCGAGATAACCGCCCCGGGGATCGCGCCGCGCTCGAAGAAGTCCGCGCCGAACGCCTGTGCAGCGAGCCCCAGGCGAAGCGTCTCCCGGGCCGCGCGCAACGGCGAGACCCCGGTGAGCTGACCGGCGAGGGTGATCCCCTGGATGTGCAGGACGTCCCGCTGCTCCAGGGCGCCGACCACCTGGAGTCGGCCGTCTTCGTCGAGCGCCGACAGTTCGTAGACCAGACGTCGTGTCCGCCCGCGACCGGTGTACCTCGGTGTGACGGCAGAGGTCGGGATGACGTCGAGCGCGACGACCCGCCCCATCGAGCGGGTGATGAGGATGTACGCGTTGCCTTGCAACAGAAGCGACGTCATCACCGACACCAGGAACGCGATCCATCGGGTGTCCGGGTTCGGAGCGTCGAGCCAGCCGGGTCGGGGCATCGG
It includes:
- a CDS encoding phage portal protein, with the protein product MGFLSFLAPSLPRTESRSDNVDAAEATDTSGLMGWTTDTDATADLTPDAALALSAVYGSVRILSDTLGTTPVDAFRRDGGRRLPMPRPGWLDAPNPDTRWIAFLVSVMTSLLLQGNAYILITRSMGRVVALDVIPTSAVTPRYTGRGRTRRLVYELSALDEDGRLQVVGALEQRDVLHIQGITLAGQLTGVSPLRAARETLRLGLAAQAFGADFFERGAIPGAVISVPGTMTAAGLRAARETWRTIHGGRGNRFGLAVLTEDARFQRVTISPEEAQFLQTRAFQIADVARIFGVPPHLLADASGSTSWGSGLAEQNTGFVQFAVRAWAERLEEAFTTLFTDAERRAGAFIRFQLDALMRGSLRERLESYRVGIANSIYTPDEVRAWEDLPPDPSGLGGFLRAQTSLAVLTPDGPLVLSGTAATAPEHDGEPDAVTDDTPPATTGEELGAA
- a CDS encoding phage major capsid protein: MTVERRDLTHDVEVRAVGETFKLRGYAYVFDKLSHDLGGFRERIERGAGRADMESGHLIATFNHDPSAPLGRTGYGLRTGVDDVGGWYEVDLPDTTAGRDVAELVKRRVIRGSSFTFRLKDDEADQEWTRDDATGFLIRTVRDFHVAELGPVTSPAYPDTTAARRSIPAALRHHVSGKPARVSPAQVKEGNTPLTSDATSTGHERAHVENALQRAADDNRPDAEARLLDVLDRLDARLSALTTEERTTSAVDEFRDRVSALLDEHGIPARPTQQSDPTAEFRARVLELVTEHGVPTVPTVPKAEQEARQLRALAPGEATEFRGMLGVTVDATNKQVGKATPEKTLFTQLMEVIGERSSVITNGARTITTRSGEPIEFPRVYPTPSTGRPTEGSQIPENYPTTDKAPVAVAKYGHLSWVPTELIEEDAVDLIGFLAEDAGPNIADQMNRDFMAALLSTDRGVHPSLRFAPTTLGSESAALDHVTDAFYAIPTPLANRATWLTGRETVSRLRKIKDADGNYMLKSISDGSALTMFSRPVEVDPALSGANKNKIVLSDLSGFLVRYVGSLRVARSVDAKFSEDQVGFRFIHRGGGALLNTTGSVLLTLPAVAAA